The Swingsia samuiensis genome contains the following window.
GCGAAGTCGCCGGCTACGGTTTGTCAGGAGATGCTCATCATATTACGGCGCCAGCAGAAGGGCATGAAGGTGCTTTCCGCGCGATGAAGGCAGCTCTTAAAAACAGTCATATGGCTCCATCAGACATTGATTATGTGAATGCTCACGGGACATCAACGATGGCTGATGACCTTGAGTTAGAGGCTGTAGAGCGTTTCTTTGGTGATCATGCGAAGAATTTAGTGATGTCTTCTACAAAATCTTCTATCGGGCATCTTTTAGGCGCTGCTGGCGCGGTAGAGGCAATTTTCTGCTTACAAGCTATTCGTGATGGGGTCGTTCCTCCAACGTTAAATCTAGAGAACCCTGCCCGTGAGAGCGTGATTGACCGGGTTCCTCTGAAAGCGCAACAAAGAAAAATCAATGTTGCCTTATCAAATAGCTTTGGTTTTGGCGGGACGAACGCCAGTATTGTATTGAAACGTGTTGAAGATTAATGTGGGTGTATTAAACTAATGCCAGAAGACCAATTGGAAGAAGATGAAGAAGTAAAAAAGCCACTTCTTCCTCCTAAGTTTGGTCGTAAGGCATTATTTTTTTTAGCCCCAGTATTTGTAATTATCGCTGGTATGGCTGGTTATGGTCATTATACTGACCCCGGCCCATTACCAGAGAATAAAGTATTTGTTGTGCCTCACGGCAGTAATTTAACTGTTGTTGAGGCTCTGCAAGGGGCTGGAATAGTCTCTCCAACGTGGACATCGCGTGTTTTTTTTCGCGGCGCAGCTTTTATAACTCATAAAGAGGGGTCCATACACGCGGCGGAGTTTCAATTTCCTGCGCATGTTTCTATGGCGCATGTTTTAGAAATTTTGCGTCATGGAAAGCCTATCTCGCATCAATTAACTATTCCTGAAGGAATTACGTCTAAAAAAATTGTAGACATAATAAATAATGCGCCTTTTTTATCTGGAAAATTGACGGAAATTCAAGAAGGAACAGTTTTTCCTCAAACGCTAGCGTATGTTTTGGGAACACCCAGACAAAGCATTGTGGAGCGCTTGCATAGCATTATGGAGAAAAATCTTAATGATGCTTGGAATAAGCGAGATATGCTTGCGTTGGATGGATTAGTTCAAACACCACAAGATTTGTTAATTATTGCTTCGTTGATTGAGAAAGAAACAGCTCTGCCGAATGAAAGGCCAAGGGTTGCGCGTGTTTTTTTGAATCGTTTAAAACTTGGCATGCGGTTACAGACCGATCCAACTGTGATATATGG
Protein-coding sequences here:
- the mltG gene encoding endolytic transglycosylase MltG yields the protein MPEDQLEEDEEVKKPLLPPKFGRKALFFLAPVFVIIAGMAGYGHYTDPGPLPENKVFVVPHGSNLTVVEALQGAGIVSPTWTSRVFFRGAAFITHKEGSIHAAEFQFPAHVSMAHVLEILRHGKPISHQLTIPEGITSKKIVDIINNAPFLSGKLTEIQEGTVFPQTLAYVLGTPRQSIVERLHSIMEKNLNDAWNKRDMLALDGLVQTPQDLLIIASLIEKETALPNERPRVARVFLNRLKLGMRLQTDPTVIYGLSDGSGVLDHPLTHADLMTPNPYNTYLETGLPPGPICAPSKSSLFAAAHPADGKELYFVANGNGGHNFSENLKEQNNNIRAYHHKVLSSGSH